Proteins encoded by one window of Nitrospirota bacterium:
- a CDS encoding calcium/sodium antiporter: MNHTSLFFFIVGVIMLIAGAEALVRGASRLAVLFGVSPLVIGLTIVAFGTSSPELAVSFMAAVSGNADISIGNVIGSNIFNILLILGISAVITPLAVSRKLIRFDVPIMIGVSILLFIFGLDGRIGRIEGIILFAGIVSYTVFSIYESRSLTKKIVNQALHPEMKATPQMYLLDSALILIGLFFLIIGSRWLVDGAVVIAKALGVSELIIGLTIVAAGTSLPEVATSIVATIRGERDIAVGNVVGSNLFNILAVLGLSSMATPKGIYVSPAALHLDIPIMIAAAAICLPIFYTHNMISRREGIFLLGSYGVYLFYLISII, encoded by the coding sequence ATGAATCATACATCATTATTTTTCTTTATCGTCGGAGTTATCATGCTCATCGCAGGCGCTGAGGCATTAGTTCGTGGCGCATCCAGGCTTGCAGTTTTATTTGGTGTATCACCCCTCGTAATCGGTCTGACTATAGTTGCCTTCGGTACAAGCTCACCCGAGCTTGCCGTAAGCTTTATGGCCGCTGTCTCAGGCAATGCAGATATATCCATTGGCAATGTCATAGGCAGCAACATATTCAACATCCTGCTCATCCTTGGTATATCTGCGGTAATTACACCTCTTGCGGTTTCCAGGAAATTAATCCGGTTTGATGTGCCAATAATGATAGGTGTTTCAATATTGCTCTTTATATTCGGTCTTGACGGGAGGATTGGAAGAATAGAAGGCATTATCTTATTTGCCGGGATTGTCAGCTATACTGTTTTCTCGATTTACGAAAGCCGCAGTCTGACAAAAAAGATCGTAAATCAGGCGCTTCATCCTGAAATGAAGGCTACACCGCAAATGTATCTGCTTGACTCGGCACTCATCCTCATAGGCCTTTTCTTTCTTATCATAGGCTCCCGATGGCTGGTAGACGGCGCTGTCGTCATTGCTAAAGCACTTGGTGTCAGTGAGCTGATAATCGGGTTAACTATAGTAGCCGCCGGAACATCTTTGCCTGAAGTGGCTACATCTATTGTAGCAACTATCCGTGGTGAAAGGGATATCGCAGTCGGTAATGTAGTTGGGAGCAACCTGTTTAACATACTTGCGGTTCTTGGTCTCTCCAGTATGGCAACACCTAAAGGTATCTATGTATCTCCTGCGGCCTTACACTTGGATATACCTATAATGATAGCCGCAGCTGCAATCTGTCTGCCGATCTTCTACACGCATAATATGATTTCCCGCCGGGAGGGTATTTTTTTGTTGGGCAGTTACGGAGTATACCTGTTCTACCTTATCTCAATAATTTAA